In Lactococcus protaetiae, the genomic window AACAAATCATCAAAAATCGAAATACTTTTGGAAGTAATGAATTCACTGAGCAAAAAGGACCTAACCTACTTCAAAAAATTGCTCACCATCTTCTTGAAGTGATGAATCTCATACTTATTGCGGTTGCTATCTTAGCTGGATATCTGGCTTGTATAGGAAATGGTAATTATACGAAAACAATCGTCGTACTACTCATTGTGATTATCAATGTTGTAGTCTCTACTTTTCAAGAAAGTCGAGCTGAAAATGCTTTATCAGCACTTAAAAAACTATCTTCACCTACCTCTACTGTTTTGCGTGAAGGAAAAATTCAGACGATTTCATCTTCTGAACTTGTTTGTGGAGATTTAATTCAACTCTCTGCTGGAATGCAAGTAGGAGCGGATGTGCGACTACTTAGTAGCAATTCTCTTCAAATTGATGAATCTTCCCTAACAGGTGAATCAGAACCCATTGATAAAGACGCAACTGTTGTCATTACTGAGGAAGTGCCACTTGGCGATCAACTCAACATGGTCTTTTCTGGGACAAATGTCCTCAATGGAACCGCGCAAGGGATCGTTGTTGCAGTCGGAAATCAATCGCAAATGGGGCAAATTGCTACATTGATTGGTGAGCAAGTCAAAGGAAAAACTCCACTTCAAAAACGAATTGATAAACTCGCAAAACGCCTTGCTATCATTGCTTTTGGTGCAGGTATCCTAATTTTTGCTATCAATATGTTTTATGGCAACATTCCTCTGGTTGATAATCTCATGACTGCAGTTGTTCTTGGAGTTGCTGCCGTACCCGAAACACTTCCTGTTATCGTTACCCTCAGTCTTATTTACGGTGTAGAAAACATGGCACACAAACGTGCGATTATTCGTAACATTCCCGCAGTAGAAACACTTGGTAATGCGACTGTCATTGCATCTGATAAGACAGGCACATTAACTCAAAATCAAATGACAATTCAAAAGCTTTGGCTTTCAGGAAATGAAACTTGGTCCGGTGGACACCTCTCAGACCATGAAGTGACACTCATGCAAAATTTTGCCTACGCATCAGATGCCACCGCCCAACTCAAAGACGGTAATTGGGAAGTTCATGGTGATCCAACAGAAGCTTCGATTATCCGTTTTCTGATTGCTCATGACCTCTACCATCCTGAAAAAGCACCAAAGCGTATCGCTGAACTTCCCTTTGATAGTTCACGAAAAAAAATGACGGTCGTCATCCCACATCCTCAATACACAGGGCGCTATATGGTGCTAACAAAAGGAGCATTTGACCGCCTTGCACCAACAAGCCAGCACACTACACATCATCACCATATTCTCAATATTGACGGCACAGCCGCTTTACAACCCGATTTAGAAGAAGAACTTCTTATTGAAGCACAACAAGTTCATGACGAATTTGCTGACAATGCACTTCGTGTCCTTGCTCTTGCTTACAAAGTCATTGATGAAATTCCGTCAGTACTGACAGAACTTGAAGAAGACCTCCACTTCCTCGGAATCATAGGTATGATTGACCCACCTCGTCCAGAGTCTAAAGCAGCCGTAGCAGAAGCACGTACAGCTGGAATCAAACCAATTATGATTACTGGTGACCATGCACTGACAGCCAAAGCAATTGCTACAGAATTAGATATTTATCGTGATGGCGACAAAGTTGTAGATGGTCTAACTCTGTCAGCAATGACAGACAGTGAACTAAAAACTGATATCGAAAAAGTATCCGTTTACGCTCGAGTCAGTCCAGAAGACAAACTTCGTATCGTCAAAGCTTGGCAAGATAAAGGACAAATCGTAGCTATGACAGGTGACGGTGTCAATGATGCACCAAGTTTACGAGCCGCTGATGTCGGGACTGCTATGGGAATCGCAGGAACCGAGGTAGCAAAATCTGCATCTGATATCGTCCTCGCTGATGACAACTTCGCCACCATTGTTGGAGCTGTCCGAGAAGGTCGCCGTGTATATGCCAATATCAAAAAGACAATCTATTATCTACTTTCAGCAAATGTAGCCGAAATCCTCATCATGCTTATTGGCGCAATTGTCGGTTGGGGATTACCATTCACTGGAATGCAACTTCTTTATATTAATGTCCTTGCTGATGGGATACCAGGTTTCGGTATTTCACGAGAAAAAGCTGATGAACATCTAATGCATCAACCGCCAATTGGAGTAAGAGAGAGTTTATTCTCACGTGGAGTCAGTTGGAGAATAGCGATTTGTTCCGCAAGCTTTATTGTGACAGGGCTTATTGGTTTCTATCTCGGAAGATTTATTGAGATTGCTGGTCAAACCCCAAGCCATCAACTTGGACAAACTATGGCATTCGTCATACTAACACTTGCTTCTACTATTAATGTTTATAATGCGAAGAGTAATAAATCTATCTTCAAATCAGGTATTACAGCAAATAAAATGATTTTTGGCACGACAATACTCTCACTAACAATCACATTAATCTTTACCCATGTTCCATTCCTAATGAACATTTTAGAGATTACCAGTCTATCAGCAACTCACTGGCTTATTGCAATTAGCTTATCATTAGTCAGCATACTCGTTATTGAACTTACAAAATTAGTTCTCAATAAACAAAATAAAAAATTTATCGGATAAACACAATAAATTTAAATAATCGCAAAAAGACTCCAGATTACTAAAAATCTGGAGTTTTGTCATCTCTTCACCAATCATTACCCATGTTCCACATTCTAGAAATTGCCAGATTCAAAATCAAACAAAAAACGATAACCATAGGCAAGTTATCGTCAACGTTATGCCGAAGGCCGGGGTCGAACCGGCACTCCCGTGAAGGAACCAGATTTTGAGTCTGGCGCGTCTGCCTATTCCGCCACTTCGGCGAAACATAACAACTGGGGTAGCTGGATTCGAACCAACGCATGAGGGAGTCAAAGTCCCTTGCCTTACCGCTTGGCTATACCCCATTAAAAGGCGGATGACGAGGATCGAACTCGCGAGTGCCGGCGCCACAAGCCGGTGTGTTAACCACTTCACCACATCCGCCATAATGAAAAACACGGGCAGCAGGAATTGAACCCACACCAAAGGTTTTGGAGACCTTTGTACTACCTTTATACTATGCCCGTACAAGTATAAAACAAATGGAAGGGGAGGGATTCGAACCCCGAACCCGAAGGAGCGGATTTACAGTCCGCCGCGTTTAGCCTCTTCGCTACCCTTCCAACACATTCAAATAAAGGCTGAATCAACCTATGGGAGTTAACGGGATCGAACCGCTGACCCTCTGCTTGTAAGGCAGATGCTCTCCCAGCTGAGCTAAACTCCCCAAACTTGGCCACTCGCCTATCTCCCAGGGGGCAACCCCAAGTACTTCCGCCGTAGATGGACTTAACTGCTGTGTTCGACATGGGAACAGGTGTATCTCCATCGCAATGATGACCAAATCTTTAAATGTTCCTTTGAACATTCAAAACTAAATAACAATCCTTCTAACTTCTAAACCTTAAGCATTTTATAGTTGACTCTTTTGGTAAAGTCCTCGAG contains:
- a CDS encoding cation-translocating P-type ATPase, with protein sequence MKYKTEPIENIKELYQINSETGLNSQQIIKNRNTFGSNEFTEQKGPNLLQKIAHHLLEVMNLILIAVAILAGYLACIGNGNYTKTIVVLLIVIINVVVSTFQESRAENALSALKKLSSPTSTVLREGKIQTISSSELVCGDLIQLSAGMQVGADVRLLSSNSLQIDESSLTGESEPIDKDATVVITEEVPLGDQLNMVFSGTNVLNGTAQGIVVAVGNQSQMGQIATLIGEQVKGKTPLQKRIDKLAKRLAIIAFGAGILIFAINMFYGNIPLVDNLMTAVVLGVAAVPETLPVIVTLSLIYGVENMAHKRAIIRNIPAVETLGNATVIASDKTGTLTQNQMTIQKLWLSGNETWSGGHLSDHEVTLMQNFAYASDATAQLKDGNWEVHGDPTEASIIRFLIAHDLYHPEKAPKRIAELPFDSSRKKMTVVIPHPQYTGRYMVLTKGAFDRLAPTSQHTTHHHHILNIDGTAALQPDLEEELLIEAQQVHDEFADNALRVLALAYKVIDEIPSVLTELEEDLHFLGIIGMIDPPRPESKAAVAEARTAGIKPIMITGDHALTAKAIATELDIYRDGDKVVDGLTLSAMTDSELKTDIEKVSVYARVSPEDKLRIVKAWQDKGQIVAMTGDGVNDAPSLRAADVGTAMGIAGTEVAKSASDIVLADDNFATIVGAVREGRRVYANIKKTIYYLLSANVAEILIMLIGAIVGWGLPFTGMQLLYINVLADGIPGFGISREKADEHLMHQPPIGVRESLFSRGVSWRIAICSASFIVTGLIGFYLGRFIEIAGQTPSHQLGQTMAFVILTLASTINVYNAKSNKSIFKSGITANKMIFGTTILSLTITLIFTHVPFLMNILEITSLSATHWLIAISLSLVSILVIELTKLVLNKQNKKFIG